A single window of Mycobacterium sp. ITM-2016-00318 DNA harbors:
- the mfd gene encoding transcription-repair coupling factor: MTASGTIRVETPIAGLVDLALRDPCLQDVIGRAADRPADLALVGPASARLFAACALVQAGPLLVVTATGREADDLTAELHGVFGDSAALFPSWETLPHERLSPGVDTVGARMMVLRRLARPDDERLGPPLRVVVTTVRSLVQPMAPDLAEIEPVTLALGGEADFDAVIHRLVELAYTRVDMVGKRGEFAVRGGILDVFPPTAEHPVRIEFWGDEISEMRMFSVADQRSIPDIDVDVMIAVPCRELLLTDDVRIRAFELAAEHPRTGNEVPGSVPDMLAKLGEGIPVDGMEALLPLLRPTELSLLSDHLPAETPLLICDPEKIRTRAADLIKTGREFLEASWSTAAVGGDAPIDIEALGASGYLDLDGVAAGARDGGHPWWTLSQLGSEDAIELDIRSSPSARGQQSGVDEIFAMLRAHVATGGTAAIVTPGTGTAHRVCEQLADADTPAAMLESGETPKPGVVGVLKGPLHDGVVLTGANLVVVTETDLTGNRVSAPGGKRLAAKRRNVVDPLALTAGDLVVHDQHGIGRFVEMVERTVGGARREYLVLEYASSKRGGGSDKLFVPMDSLDQLSRYVGGESPTLSRLGGSDWANTKTKARRAVREIASELVSLYAKRQASPGHAFGPDTPWQAEMEDAFGFTETMDQLTAITEVKRDMEKPIPMDRVICGDVGYGKTEIAVRAAFKAVQDGKQVAVLVPTTLLADQHLQTFAERMAGFPVTVKGLSRFTGPAESRAVLDGMKDGSVDIVIGTHRLLQTGVTWKDLGLVVVDEEQRFGVENKEHIKSMRTHVDVLTMSATPIPRTLEMSLAGIREMSTILTPPEERYPVLTYVGQHDDKQIAAALRRELLRDGQAFYIHNRVRSIDQAAAKVAALVPEARVVVAHGQMPEEQLERTVEGFWNREYDVLVCTTIVETGLDISNANTLIVERADTFGLSQLHQLRGRVGRSRERGYAYFMYPPEVPLTETAYDRLATIAQNNELGAGMAVAMKDLEIRGAGNVLGVEQSGHVAGVGFDLYVRLVGEAVEAYRAAADGKTVAAAPEPKDVRIDLPVDAHLPPDYIASDRLRLEGYRRLASAADQDGVGAVVDELVDRYGPLPEPAQLLVSIARLRLLAREYGITEISAPSASTLRVSPMTLLDSGQLRLKRMHPSAGYRATTSTVQVPIPRSGSGVGAPRIRDLELVQMVADLILALNGKPQGSVDITANSVSPV; encoded by the coding sequence ATGACCGCATCGGGGACCATTCGTGTCGAGACCCCGATCGCCGGCCTCGTCGACCTGGCGCTCCGCGACCCCTGTCTGCAAGACGTCATCGGCCGTGCCGCCGATCGACCCGCCGACCTCGCGCTCGTCGGCCCGGCCAGCGCGAGGCTGTTCGCCGCCTGCGCGCTCGTCCAGGCCGGGCCGCTGCTGGTGGTCACCGCGACCGGCCGCGAGGCCGACGACCTGACCGCCGAGCTGCACGGCGTCTTCGGCGACTCGGCAGCGCTGTTCCCGTCGTGGGAAACGCTTCCGCACGAACGGCTGTCGCCGGGTGTGGACACCGTCGGCGCGCGGATGATGGTGCTGCGGCGGCTGGCCCGACCCGACGACGAGCGGCTGGGTCCCCCGCTGCGCGTGGTTGTCACCACGGTGCGGTCGCTGGTGCAGCCGATGGCGCCAGACCTGGCGGAGATCGAACCGGTCACCCTGGCGCTGGGCGGCGAGGCCGACTTCGATGCCGTCATCCACCGGCTGGTCGAGCTGGCCTACACGCGCGTCGACATGGTCGGCAAGCGAGGAGAGTTCGCGGTCCGCGGCGGCATCCTCGACGTCTTCCCGCCCACCGCCGAGCACCCGGTGCGCATCGAGTTCTGGGGCGACGAGATCTCCGAGATGCGGATGTTCTCGGTCGCCGACCAGCGCTCGATACCGGACATCGACGTCGACGTCATGATCGCGGTGCCGTGCCGCGAGCTGCTGCTGACCGACGACGTCCGGATCCGCGCGTTCGAGCTGGCCGCCGAGCACCCGCGCACCGGCAACGAGGTGCCCGGCAGCGTGCCCGACATGCTGGCCAAGCTCGGCGAGGGCATTCCCGTCGACGGTATGGAGGCCCTGCTGCCGCTGCTGCGGCCCACCGAGCTTTCGCTGCTCAGCGATCATCTGCCCGCGGAGACACCGCTGCTGATCTGCGATCCGGAGAAGATCCGCACCCGTGCGGCCGACCTGATCAAGACGGGTCGTGAGTTCCTGGAGGCGTCCTGGTCGACGGCGGCGGTCGGCGGCGACGCGCCCATCGACATCGAGGCGCTCGGCGCATCGGGCTATCTGGACCTCGACGGCGTGGCCGCGGGTGCCCGCGATGGCGGCCATCCGTGGTGGACGCTCAGCCAACTCGGCTCCGAGGACGCGATCGAGTTGGACATTCGCTCGTCGCCGTCGGCCCGCGGACAGCAGTCGGGCGTCGACGAGATCTTCGCGATGTTGCGGGCCCATGTCGCGACGGGTGGAACCGCCGCCATCGTCACACCAGGCACCGGCACCGCGCACCGCGTCTGCGAGCAGTTGGCGGATGCGGACACGCCCGCGGCGATGCTCGAGTCGGGTGAGACGCCGAAACCGGGCGTCGTCGGCGTGCTCAAGGGCCCGCTGCACGACGGCGTCGTGCTGACGGGGGCGAACCTCGTCGTCGTCACCGAGACCGACCTGACCGGCAACCGGGTGAGCGCCCCCGGCGGCAAGCGGTTGGCGGCCAAGCGCCGCAATGTCGTCGACCCGCTGGCCCTGACCGCGGGTGACCTCGTCGTGCACGACCAGCACGGCATCGGCCGCTTCGTCGAGATGGTGGAGCGCACCGTCGGCGGCGCGCGGCGCGAGTACCTGGTGCTGGAGTATGCATCGAGCAAGCGCGGTGGCGGATCGGACAAGTTGTTCGTGCCGATGGACTCACTCGATCAGCTCTCGCGGTATGTCGGCGGCGAGTCGCCCACCCTGAGCCGGCTGGGCGGCAGCGACTGGGCGAACACCAAGACCAAGGCTCGGCGGGCGGTCCGTGAGATCGCCAGCGAGCTCGTGTCGCTGTACGCCAAGCGGCAGGCGTCGCCGGGCCATGCGTTCGGCCCCGACACGCCGTGGCAGGCCGAGATGGAGGACGCGTTCGGCTTCACCGAGACCATGGACCAGCTGACCGCCATCACCGAGGTCAAGCGCGACATGGAGAAGCCGATCCCGATGGACCGGGTGATCTGCGGCGACGTCGGCTACGGCAAAACCGAGATCGCGGTGCGGGCGGCGTTCAAGGCTGTCCAGGACGGTAAGCAGGTCGCGGTCCTGGTGCCGACGACGTTGCTCGCCGATCAGCACCTGCAGACGTTCGCCGAGCGGATGGCCGGCTTCCCGGTCACCGTGAAGGGGTTGTCGCGGTTCACCGGCCCCGCCGAGTCGCGCGCAGTGCTCGACGGCATGAAGGACGGCTCGGTCGACATCGTCATCGGCACGCACCGGCTGTTGCAGACCGGGGTGACCTGGAAGGACCTCGGCCTCGTCGTCGTCGACGAGGAGCAGCGCTTCGGCGTGGAGAACAAAGAGCACATCAAGTCGATGCGCACCCACGTCGACGTGCTGACGATGAGTGCCACCCCTATCCCGCGCACACTCGAGATGAGCCTGGCCGGGATCCGCGAGATGTCGACAATCCTCACGCCGCCGGAGGAGCGCTATCCGGTGCTGACGTACGTCGGCCAGCACGACGACAAGCAGATCGCCGCCGCGCTGCGCCGCGAGTTACTGCGCGACGGGCAGGCGTTCTACATCCACAACCGGGTGCGCTCGATCGACCAGGCGGCCGCGAAGGTGGCTGCGCTGGTGCCGGAGGCGCGCGTCGTCGTCGCACATGGGCAGATGCCCGAGGAACAGCTGGAACGCACCGTCGAGGGGTTCTGGAACCGCGAGTACGACGTGCTGGTCTGTACGACGATCGTGGAGACCGGGCTGGACATCTCCAACGCCAACACGTTGATCGTCGAGCGCGCCGACACGTTCGGCCTGTCGCAGTTGCACCAGCTGCGGGGCCGTGTGGGGCGTTCACGTGAGCGCGGCTACGCCTACTTCATGTATCCGCCCGAGGTTCCGTTGACGGAGACGGCGTATGACCGGCTGGCGACGATCGCGCAGAACAACGAGCTCGGCGCGGGCATGGCAGTCGCCATGAAGGACTTGGAGATTCGCGGCGCGGGAAACGTGCTCGGCGTCGAGCAGTCCGGCCATGTCGCGGGTGTCGGGTTCGACCTGTACGTGCGACTGGTCGGTGAGGCAGTCGAAGCGTATCGAGCCGCTGCCGACGGCAAAACCGTTGCCGCCGCGCCGGAACCGAAGGATGTGCGCATCGACCTGCCCGTCGACGCGCATCTGCCGCCCGACTACATCGCCAGCGATCGGCTGCGGCTCGAGGGCTACCGGCGCCTGGCGTCGGCCGCCGACCAGGACGGTGTCGGCGCGGTGGTGGACGAACTCGTCGACAGGTATGGCCCCCTGCCGGAACCCGCGCAGCTGCTCGTATCGATCGCGCGGTTGCGGCTGTTGGCCCGTGAATACGGCATCACCGAGATCAGTGCGCCGTCGGCGTCGACGCTGCGGGTGTCGCCGATGACGCTGCTGGACTCGGGGCAGCTGCGGCTGAAGCGGATGCATCCAAGTGCCGGTTACCGCGCGACGACGTCGACGGTGCAGGTGCCGATTCCGCGGTCGGGTAGCGGTGTCGGCGCACCGCGCATCCGTGATCTCGAGTTGGTGCAGATGGTCGCCGACCTGATTCTGGCCCTGAACGGAAAACCGCAGGGCAGCGTCGACATCACCGCCAACTCGGTTTCACCTGTTTGA
- a CDS encoding TetR/AcrR family transcriptional regulator, translating to MTGAERRHQLIDVARTLFAQRGYEGTSIEEIAQRANVSKPVVYEHFGGKEGLYAVVVDREMSALLDGITSSLTRTTNNRSRLRIERVALALLTYVDERTDGFRILIRDSPAAITSGTYSTLLNEAVNQVSSILAGDFERRGLDPDMAPLYAQALVGSVSMTAQWWLDVREPKKEVVAAHLVNLCWNGLMHLEDDPQLLDE from the coding sequence ATGACCGGTGCCGAGCGGCGTCACCAGCTCATCGACGTCGCGCGGACGTTGTTCGCGCAGCGCGGGTACGAGGGCACCTCGATCGAGGAGATCGCTCAGCGGGCGAACGTCTCCAAGCCCGTCGTCTACGAGCATTTCGGTGGCAAAGAGGGCCTCTACGCCGTCGTCGTCGACCGCGAGATGTCCGCGTTGCTCGACGGCATCACGTCGTCGTTGACGAGGACCACCAACAACCGGTCCCGGCTGCGCATCGAGCGGGTGGCGCTGGCGCTGCTGACCTACGTCGACGAGCGCACCGACGGCTTTCGCATCCTGATCCGCGACTCGCCTGCGGCCATCACGTCGGGCACGTATTCGACGCTTCTCAACGAGGCCGTCAACCAGGTGTCGTCGATCCTCGCCGGGGACTTCGAGCGGCGCGGCCTCGACCCCGACATGGCGCCGCTGTACGCCCAGGCGTTGGTCGGTTCGGTGTCGATGACGGCGCAGTGGTGGCTCGATGTGCGCGAGCCGAAGAAGGAAGTGGTCGCAGCGCATCTGGTGAACCTGTGCTGGAACGGGCTGATGCATCTCGAGGACGATCCGCAGCTGCTCGACGAGTAG
- the glmU gene encoding bifunctional UDP-N-acetylglucosamine diphosphorylase/glucosamine-1-phosphate N-acetyltransferase GlmU has protein sequence MTEHGQSAILVMAAGAGTRMRSDIPKVLHTLAGRSMLSHVMHSVAKVAPQHLVVVLGHERERITPAVTELAETLGRTIDIAVQEQQHGTGHAVACGLTALPGDFAGTVVVTSGDVPLMDADTLADLIVTHSAETAAATVVTTTVPDPTGYGRILRTQDREVIGIVEEADATRSQKAIDEVNAGVYAFDIEVLRSALDRLQPHNAQQELYLTDVISIIRQDGRIVRAKHIDDAALVAGVNDRVQLSELAAELNRRIIATHQRAGVTVVDPASTWIDVDVSVGRDTVIQPGTQLQGATRIGGRCEIGPDTTLTDVTVGEGATVVRTHGSASAIGDGATVGPFTYLRPGTTLGDVGKLGAFVETKNATLGTGTKVPHLTYVGDADIGEHSNIGASSVFVNYDGETKRRTTIGSHVRTGSDTMFVAPVTVGDGAYTGAGTVVRDDVPPGALAVSAGPQRNIEGWVERKRPNSSAAEAARRARESSEGAEPGDDQTT, from the coding sequence ATGACCGAGCACGGCCAATCCGCAATCCTGGTGATGGCCGCCGGTGCGGGCACACGAATGCGTTCCGACATCCCGAAGGTGCTGCACACGCTGGCGGGCCGCAGCATGCTCTCGCACGTCATGCACTCGGTGGCCAAGGTCGCCCCCCAACACCTCGTCGTCGTCCTCGGCCACGAGCGTGAACGCATCACCCCGGCCGTCACCGAACTGGCCGAGACCCTGGGCCGCACCATCGACATCGCCGTACAGGAACAGCAGCACGGCACCGGCCACGCTGTCGCCTGCGGGCTGACCGCCCTGCCCGGCGACTTCGCGGGCACCGTCGTGGTGACCTCCGGCGACGTTCCGCTGATGGACGCCGACACCCTGGCCGACCTGATCGTCACCCACAGCGCCGAAACCGCCGCGGCGACGGTGGTGACGACGACGGTCCCAGATCCGACGGGCTACGGCCGGATTCTGCGCACGCAGGATCGCGAGGTCATCGGCATCGTCGAGGAAGCCGACGCCACCCGTTCGCAGAAGGCGATCGACGAGGTGAACGCAGGCGTGTACGCCTTCGACATCGAAGTGCTGCGTTCGGCGCTCGACCGGCTGCAACCCCACAACGCCCAGCAGGAGCTGTACCTGACCGACGTGATCTCGATCATCCGGCAGGACGGCCGGATCGTGCGCGCCAAGCACATCGACGACGCCGCCCTTGTCGCGGGAGTCAACGACCGCGTGCAGCTGTCCGAGTTGGCCGCCGAACTCAACCGACGCATCATCGCCACCCACCAGCGGGCAGGCGTCACGGTCGTCGACCCGGCCAGCACGTGGATCGACGTCGACGTGAGCGTCGGCCGCGACACCGTCATCCAGCCGGGCACCCAGCTGCAGGGCGCCACCCGTATCGGCGGCCGCTGCGAGATCGGCCCGGACACCACCCTGACCGATGTCACCGTCGGCGAGGGCGCGACGGTGGTCCGCACTCACGGTTCGGCTTCGGCGATCGGCGACGGCGCCACCGTCGGCCCGTTCACCTATCTGCGCCCCGGCACCACGCTCGGCGACGTCGGCAAGCTCGGCGCCTTCGTGGAGACGAAGAACGCCACGCTCGGCACCGGCACCAAGGTGCCGCATCTGACCTACGTCGGCGACGCCGACATCGGGGAGCACAGCAATATCGGCGCGTCGAGCGTCTTCGTCAACTACGACGGCGAGACCAAACGCCGCACCACGATCGGGTCGCACGTACGCACCGGCTCCGACACGATGTTCGTCGCGCCGGTGACCGTCGGCGACGGCGCGTACACAGGAGCGGGCACAGTGGTCCGCGACGACGTGCCCCCGGGTGCGCTGGCCGTCTCGGCGGGCCCGCAGCGCAATATCGAGGGCTGGGTGGAGCGCAAGCGTCCAAACTCCTCCGCCGCGGAGG